Within the Cupriavidus malaysiensis genome, the region CGCCAGTGCGGGCGCGCCGCGGCAACCCCGGACAAAGAAAAGGGCCGGCGCAATGCCGGCCCTGTCGCTTGCGGCCGCCCGCCGCGGGGGCCGCGGGGGCGGTAGCGGCGCGCGCATGACGCGCGCCGGAATGCGGCTTCGCTGTGCCTCAGCGCACCGTGCCGACCACGCGCACGTACTTGTAGATATCGTCCGCGGTGCTGGAGCGGATCTCCAGGTTGCGCTGGTCGCCGGCCTGGTTGAAGGCGGCGAAGCCGGCGCCGATGCAGCTTTCGCCCGCGGACGAGCCCACCATGTCCGGCTTCAGCGTGATGGTCTTCACATTGCGCGGCAGGTAGTTTGCCTGCGCATACATGCGCTGCGGCAGCGGCGAAGCGGGTGTGACACCGAAGGCGGAGGCCTGGTCGACCGGCTCGTCGGTGACATCGTTGCTCCAGGCCACGTCGACGGTGGGCTGGAAGCCGGTCTTGTCGCTGCCGGCGGTGACGAAGCCCAGGCTCGCCGCGGCGATGCCGTTCCACGACAGCTGCGCCAGGCGCGCGGGCGGTACCACGCCGCTGCCCGCCATGGTGGTGAAGACCACGTCAGGCGCGGCCGCCAGCGCACCGTCGTAGTAGCCGCCGCCGATGGGGCGGTTCCAGACCTCGAAGCGGTAGCGCCCGAATTCCGGCAGCGCGGCGAACTGCGCGTCGCTGAGCGGTGTGGCCGGGTAGGACGCGCTGGTAGCCAGGCGGCTCCAGTCGAGCGTGTCGCCGGCACGCAGCGGGCTGGCCGCCAGCACCACGTGGGTGGTGTTCTGGGCGGTGGTCTGGATGGTCTTGTTCGGCGAGATCGGATCGTCTGCCGCATAGGTGAGGCTGCCGCGGGTGTTCTGCACCGACAGGTAGCCATTGGTGCCGCACACGCGCGAGCGCGCCAGCACCACGCCGGCGGCCGGCAGGCCGGGGCCGCTCACGCGCACGACCTGGGCCTGGGCGCCGGGGCCCCGGTTCGGGTTGAAGAACACGCGCAGGCCGGTCTCGTAGCGGGAGACCACGCCGGCGGCCGGGTTCAGCTCGGTGACGCGGGTGATGCGCGGCGCCACCGAGGCATCGTAGTCGTGCTGGTTGCCGGTCAGCTCCCATTTGGCCGGGGCACCGGCGGCGGCGCGGTTGGTGGCCAGGCGCGTCAGGTGGCCGGTGCTTTTCTCGCTGTCGTTGCGCACATAGGGCAGGCGCAGCAGGGCGGTCGGCTGGCTGGCGGCATTGGTCGCGTGGAAGACGATCTGCGGGGTGCCGAAACGGGCGCCGGTCATGTCGTCGCGGGAGAACAGGCCGCTGAGGTCGTCCGACAGGT harbors:
- a CDS encoding Ig-like domain-containing protein, which codes for MKANRENRPLAGKGLLWPALAAAVAALVACGGGDGSSSSSSSSSSSGNSNSNSSSGSGSSGGSSSPAPNQPTQASLQGTAATGAFMAGATVTVFDADGKLVGTQTADANGGYRFDLGDFKAPFAVIAKSSSGVTHVSVLAARPSNTTAIVNTTPLTTAIAALLTGGDPLALTQPGVLRSKAGSEQVQSAIALLRQALQNVATETGLDPARFDPIATPLTRQGEGADAVLDLVKVSLTGNGARLVSVGVPMGTDSSQTQLTLTQDALGKPAAALPKPTVKTTAADFEAIRAALQACFAGKPETRRSGSTVLGSCQAAFAADYKNSSYNLSDDLSGLFSRDDMTGARFGTPQIVFHATNAASQPTALLRLPYVRNDSEKSTGHLTRLATNRAAAGAPAKWELTGNQHDYDASVAPRITRVTELNPAAGVVSRYETGLRVFFNPNRGPGAQAQVVRVSGPGLPAAGVVLARSRVCGTNGYLSVQNTRGSLTYAADDPISPNKTIQTTAQNTTHVVLAASPLRAGDTLDWSRLATSASYPATPLSDAQFAALPEFGRYRFEVWNRPIGGGYYDGALAAAPDVVFTTMAGSGVVPPARLAQLSWNGIAAASLGFVTAGSDKTGFQPTVDVAWSNDVTDEPVDQASAFGVTPASPLPQRMYAQANYLPRNVKTITLKPDMVGSSAGESCIGAGFAAFNQAGDQRNLEIRSSTADDIYKYVRVVGTVR